Part of the Vicinamibacterales bacterium genome, GTCGGCGGCCGTCCAGCAGGTGACGCCGACCGCCCCCGACCGCATGATGCCGGTCATCGAGGGCAGGCGCGGCACGTTCACGTCCTTGTCGAAGGTCACGAGCGCCGGCAGTTCACAGTCGTAGACCGCCTCGCCGTCCTCGACCGCGCAACGCGCGCGGAGCGTGGAGCCGTCCACGGAGAGCGCGGTGACGTGGGTGAGGTCCGGCATGTCCAGCAGTTCCGCGACCTGCGGGCCCACCTGGGAGGTGCTCCCGTCGAGCGAGTAGCCGCCGCAGAACACCAGATCGACGGCGCCCAGCCTGCGGATCGCGGCGGCCAGGCAGCGGGCGGTGGCGAGGCTGTCGGCGCCGGCGAACGCCGGATCCGAGAGCAGGTACGCCCGATCGCATCCCATGGCGAGCGACTCGGCCAGCTGTTCCTCCGCGTCCTTCGGGGCCATCGAGATGACCGTGACGATCCCGTCCGCAGACGTTGCGCGGGACGGCCCCGAGCGTGGTGAAGGGCCGCCCGCGGCAGAGCGCAGGGCGATGGCCTGCTCGATTGCGTTCCGGTCGAGCGGGTTGATGACGGCCGGAACCTCGCCGCGACGGAGCAGCATCGTCCGCGGGTCGAGCTTGAGCTTGCCCCACTTGCGGGGGTCCGGCACGGGCTTCATGCAGACGACGATGTTCATCTGATCCTCCCCGCTTCAGGCGAGCGCCGCGCGCGACACCACCAACTTGCCGACTTCCGTCGTCCCGCCGGCCGATACGCAGACCATCGCATCGCGGAACAGCCGCTGGACCGGGTACTCCATCATCGTCCCGCACGCGCCGTGGATTTCGATCGCCTTCTTGGCGGCCTGCACGGCGGCCTCGCTGACGTACATCTTCGCCAGTGTCGTTTCGACGCCGCAGTCCCGGCCCGAGTCCTTGAGCCACGCCGCGTGGTAGCAGAGCCACCGGGACGCCTGCAACTGCGCGAAGATGTCGGCTATGCCCCACTGGATGGCCTGCAACTGCGCGATCGGCCGGCCGTAGAGCGTGCGCTCCTTCGCGAACCGCACGGCCTCGTCGTAGCACGCCTGCAGGATGCCGAGCGCGGTGGCGGCCATCCCGGAGCGGCCGACCTCGCTGATGATCCTCAGCGCGATCGTCATCCCGTCTCCCTCATTGCCGAGCAGGTTCTCGCGCGGCACGTGGCAATCGCGGAAGATCAGCTCGCCCGTGTCGGCGCCACGCAGCCCCAGCTTGTGCTCGTGCCGGCCCGCGCAGAATCCGGCCGTGCCCTTCTCGACGACGAACGCGCTGATGCCCTTTGGGCCCTCGCCCGTCTTGACCACCGTGACCACCGCGTCGCTCAGGTGGCAGTTGGTGATGAAGCATTTCCGGCCGGTCAGCACGTAGCCGTCAGGCGCCGGGCGCGCGCTGCTGGCCATGCCGAGCAGGTCGGAGCCGCCTGTAGGCTCGGTGATCGCGCACGTCCCGAGGTAGTCGCCGCGGCAGAGCGCCGGCAGGTACTTCTCCTTCTGCGCGTCGGTCCCGAAGTCGGCCAGTGCGGCGGCGCCCATGTGGTGGACCTGCAGGCTGATGCCCACGGCGGCCGACACCCGGCTCACCTCCTCGATCGCCACCGTGCGCGCGAGGTGCCCGAGGTTCGATCCACCGTGCTCGGCGGGCGTGATGAGCCCGAGGACGCCGAGATCGCCAAGCATCCGCACGAGCGACACGGGGAACTCGTCGCGCTGCTCCATGTCCTCGACGAGCGGCGCCACGGTCTGCTCGGCGAACTCACGGACCGACCGCCTGACGAGTCTGGCTTCCCTGGGCAGATCGAAATCCATGACGACCTCGTTCGTTGATGCGTGTTGCCGGCGTGACCGGGGGCTGGCCCGGGTGCGACGGGGATCGGACCGGCCCATTATAGGCCCAGGCCACCCTACTTCTTCTGACGCGCCTGGAGCGCCCAGTCGAGCGGGATCCCGGCCGCAGATGCCCGCCCGGCCGAGGGCGTCGGCGATTCCTTGCGATAGTCGTCGAACCGGCCTACATTGCGATTACCGAGTCGTTCCCTTATTGCATCGAGTGGAGAACAGCGCGCATGGACGAGAGCAAGTCCTATCCGGTTCCATTCGTCCTGATCAGGCGAGCGTTGGTCGAGCAGGACGGCGAGCCTGCCGAGAACAAGCTCGGGACGGTCGGCAACAACGGTCGCAAGGTGCTCGCTACGCGCGTTCTGCCCGAATTCGGAGAGGTCGAAGTCACCCGGCCGCAATGGACGGTGCCCGCCGTGCTTCCCACAGGTGATGGGGGCCTCGAGGTGGCGACCTTCACCGAATTCGCGGGCCAGGACCGCCACAAACACCTTCGGAGCACGGAGATCTACACGGTGCTCAGGGGTCGGCTCTCGATCTACATCGATGACGAACCGCACGTGCTCGACGCATTGGACGAGGTCGTCATTCTTCCGGGGACCGTGCACGAAGTGGTGCAGGACAAGCGCCGATCTCGTGGTGTGGGTGAAGCCTTCGAACTGCTCGTCCGCGTCCACGCGCTCAGTTGTTTCGGTGTGGATGACAAGTACGTGCAGTTCGACCGTGGTGGAGCCTGGCACCGATGGAGCGAACTCACGAGAGAGGCTCGGGCCAGGGCGTACAAGAGGCAGGGCGATCCGGGTTCGTGATCTCGTGGTGGCGAGCGGCGGCACGCGCGTCATCCTGGCTGGGATGAATCCGGCACGGACGTAGCCGCAGGAAGCGCCAGGCCGCCAGGCTCTCTTCGCCGCCTACTGGTACGCCAGCTTGACCGCCAGCGCGAGCAGGAGGAGCGCCGTCGGCACGTAGACGAACACCGCGAAGGTGGCGGCGGCTTTGATGTACTTGAAGAAGTTCACGCCCGCCATCGAGCAGATGGTGAAGGCGATGCCGTCCCACGGCATCCAGAAGTTGAACGCTCCGCTCGCCAGTTGGAAGGCCAGCACGACGATCTGTTTCGAGAAGTGCAGCACGTCGGCGAGCGGCGCCAGGATGGGCATGACGGTGGCGGCGGTGCCCGAGGCGCTGCCGAGAAGCGCCGCCATCACCGCGCTCGTCGCGAACATCACGTAGGCGATGACGAACTGCGGCACCTTCGTCAGATAGCCGGCGAAGAAGTTCAGGATCGTGTCGAGGATGAGGGAGTCGTGCAGGATGAAGTAGAGGATCTGCGCGGCGCTCATCATGATGACGGCGATCATCACGCTGCGCATCCCCTCGATGTTCTTGTCGATCATCTCCTTGACATGCAGGCCGCCCGCGACCGGCACCACGATCCCCATCCAGAAGTAGAGCGCGCCGATCTCGGTGAAGCCCCAGCCGTGGCGCAGCAGCCCCACCATCAGGATGACGAACCCCACGAGCGTGAGCACCAGCGCAAGCGCGCGCCGTGGTGTCAGCGCGGCCGCGCTCGAGTTGTCGGGCGATGCCCGAAGACGCTGGCGGTTCTCGACGTCCTCGGCCGCAGACAGGGATCGTGACGGATCCCGCTTCACGCGGATCGCATAGCGCATGATCACCGCGCTCGTGATGGTCATGAAGACGACGAAGCACACGATACGAAAGCCGCTGCCGGAATAGAGCGGCACACCGGCGAGCGCCTGGCCGATGGCCACCGTATAGGGGTTCGTGATGCCGCACGCGAACCCCACGGCGATGCTCCAGTACATGACGAACACCGCCGACATCGCATCGAAGCCCATTGTCAGCATCAAGGGAGCGATGACGAGGATGAAGGGAATGGCCTCCTCGTACATCCCGAAGGTGGCCCCGCAGGCGCCGAGTGCAAAGACGATGATCGGGATGAAGGCGATGCCGAAGCGGCCGGTCCGCCGCACGAGCGAGTGGATGCCCGCGTCGATCGCACCCGTGGCGATGATGGCGGTCATCGCGCCCGCCGACAGCATGATGACGAACGAGCGGTCCGCGCCCTCGAGCGCCCCGCGCATGAAGACCGTCCAGAGTTCGCGGAACCCCTGCGGGATCGCCGGCACGAAGTGGAAGGAGCCCGGGACGACGATCTGCCGCGCGTGTCCCATGACGTCCAGCGAGCGGCGGTCGAAGGTTCCACCCGGGATCACGAACGTGAGCAGCGAGAACAGCACACAGAGGAAGAACATGATCACCAGGGGGCTGATGTTCCCCATGGCGTCGATGACTCGCTGGCGCAGGGTCGGCATCTGATTCTCCAGGAACACCGTGGGCTGGCGAAGCGAGTTCGGCGGTCTCAGGCGGAGCTTCGCTAGAAATCCTCGTGGAACGCCAGCGTCTTCACCTCGACGAGCAGATCGTGCAGTGCGTCAATCGCCCCGGCCGCGCGCTCCCGATCGAAATCCGTCACCGCCTCGATCATGCCGGACGGGTCGAGGCCGGCCGCGCGCGCCTCCATCGCCGTCAGCGCGGGTTCCGTCTCTGCCTCGAACGACCGCCACCGGCTGCGCACGACCTCGATGCATCGCGGGTAGTGGGCATCGACGAGCTTCGCGAGTTCCGTGAACAGCCAGTACGCCGAGTCTTGTGCGTAGCGGCCCCCGGCCGTCGCGTAGCGGGTCTCGACGTCCGCGATGCCGACGTGGAACGGCACGAACACGCCGGTCAGCGATGTCGAGAGGCAGGACCACATCCGGTGCGCCAGTTCCGGCCGCATGCCCCGGCGCGGTTCGAGGACGGTGCAGGCCTCGGTGTTCATGCGCGCCACCGTTCGCACGGACGTGCGGAACGGCGACCCGTCGGGCCTCGTGCAGTAGAGTGGCGTGCCCTCGTAGACCTCGCGCAGCAACGTCATGAGATCCGGCACGGTCACGGTGCCGAGAGCTGACACCCGCGCCTCGAGCACGTTGTGTCGGTCGAGGTTGTAGCGGTCCGCCTGGTTCGCTGGGTCGCCGAACGCAGTGGCGAAGTCCGCGGCCGCGCCCATCGTCGCTCCATGACCTGGCTCTCCTGCGGTGCCGATGCGATAGCAATTCGCGCGAATCGACACCTCGCCATCGCCGACGCGCTCGGCGGCCCAGTGGCCGTCCCTCGCCAGTTCCACCCACCAGGCCTCGTCCGGATCCGCAACGGCCACCATCGTTCCCGAGTCGCAGCTCAGACCCTGGTGTTCACACAACTCACCGACCAGCGCCGCACCCTCTCGGGCGGAGGTCGCCCGCTCGAGCACGAGTTGCAGGAACTCGGTCCAGATGACGCCGCCCGGAATCACGTCGTACATCCGATCTTCCGGCACGCCCTTCATGATGGCCATGTTGTTGGACACCGCCACGCCGTGCTCGTTGATGCCGAAGGTGTGCTCGCCCGGGTAGTGGCGCTTGTCGAAAATCTTCGCGGCCAGGTGGCGAACCAGATGGGCGGGCTGCGACAGCGTGCCCGACGAGTGCAGCGGGAACCGCTCGTCGGGCGCGGGATCGCGGGCGGGCACAATCGTCACCTTGTGCGCCGAGTTCCGGCCCAGTTCCTCGCTGTGGGCCAGCAGAACGCATCCGGTCGCGCTACGGTTCTTCCCGACTACGATTGTCGTGCACACAACGACTCCCCGGTTGAGGCCCCGAAGAACGCGTCGATGAGCGCGACGTACAGGTCCACGCGCTCGGCGAGCGGCGGTGAATCCGGCGAGCGCAGGACCGTCTCCACCGTGAGCACGGGACTGCATCCGATGCGCACGGCAAGCAACTCGTCAACCGATCCATCCGCGCTGTCCACGATGAGGCCGTCGACGATGCCCTCCCCGAAACGGGTGACCCCCTCGCGCACCAGCGGCAGGCGCGACTGGGCCAGGAACTCCCGAACACGGCGCGTCGCCGGCTGAACCATCCCGTCGGGACCCGTGACGTAGAGGTACGTTCCCCTTCCATCGAACTGGTACCCCGATGCCTCGTAGACCGGATCCTCGTGGAGGTCGAGTACCGCTGCGCCTGGGCGAATCCTGATGCCGCGCATCACGAAGTCGGTGATCGCTGCGGCTTCGGCACACGCCGGCACCACCGCGCGCCCCAGCAGGTGGTCGCTGTCGGAGACGCTTTGCCCGGAGGGCCCGTACCGCTGATGGTGCAGGTAGCCCCAGGGATTGAGCAGCGGCAGCACCAGCAATCGGAGCGCACGCCCGCGCTCGATCATCGTCGGGACGCCGCGCGCAAGAGCGAGCGCCCCGGCCGGTTCGCGGCCGTGAATGCCGCCAATCAAGACGGCATCCACCTCGTCCGCGTTCGCATACGCGCGAACCGGCAGCGTGCCGCCGGATGGCGCCGGCTGTGTCGCTATTTCGATCGTCCGCCACCCGGCCGATTCGAGGGCGTCGAATCCTGCGAGCACGGCGGCGAGTGGCGGGCGGCCGTCGCCCGCCGGCGGCACGACGAAACAGTCGGACGCGAGCCCGGCATGTGAGCGCATGGAACGCCTAGCCGCGCGCGAGGTGTGTTCGCGCCTCGTTCAAGCTCGCCTCGAGCAGGACGAGCGCCTCCTCGACGTTCGCCTGCGACACCAGCAGCGGCGGCATGAAGCGAATCGTGCTCGCCCCGCACGACAGGAGGAGCAGGCCGTTGTGGAACGCGCGTGTCACCACGGCATCGCACAGCGCCTTGGCCGGCTGCTTCGACTGGCGATCCGTCACCAGTTCCATGCCGAGGAAGAGCCCCTTGCCGCGCACGTCGCCGATTTCCGGATGGCGTTCCTGGAGCGCCTGCAACCGTGCCAGAAGACCGAGCCCGACCTCGGCCGCGTTGGCCATGTAGCGCTGCTCCACGAGGTCGAGCGTGGCGAGCGCCGCCGCGCAGCAGATCGGGTTGCCGCCGTAGGTGTTGCCGTGCGCCCCTCTCGGCCAGGCCCGCATCAGGCTCTTGCGTGCGGCCATCAGGCCGATCGGCATTCCGCTGCCGAGGCCCTTCGCGAGTGTGAGAATGTCCGGCTGCACGCCCCAATGCTCGCACGCGAACATCCGGCCCGTTCTCCCGACGCCGGCCTGCACCTCGTCGAAGATCAGCAGGATGCCGTGGCGATCGCAGAGCGCACGCAGGCTGGCCAGAAATCTGTCCGGCGGCACCAGGTAGCCGCCTTCGCCCTGGAGCGGCTCCACGAGGACGGCGGCAACCTCGCCGGGCGGAACATTGCCCTGGAACAGCATCTCCTCGATGTAGCGGATGACGGCCTGTCCCTGATCCTGGCCCGCAAACAGCGGCCGGTACGGATTCGGATACGGCACGTGCGTCACCCCGGGCATCGTCGGGAAGAATCCCTTCTGCTGGGTGTACTTGCTGGACGTGAACGCCAGCGAGCCCATCGTCCTGCCGTGGAAGCCGCCGAGGAAGCCGATGAAGCGGCTCCGGCCGGTGGCGTAGCGCGCCAGCTTCAGGGCGGCTTCCACCGCCTCGGTGCCCGACTGGCAGAAGAAGCTCATCGCCGGTTCGCTCATCGGAGCGAGGCCTGCGATGCGTTCGGCGAGGCGCGTCTGTCCCTCGTGCCAGTAGTCGCTCGAGATGTGGATGAACCGCTCCGCGGCCTGCTGGATCGCCCTGACGACGTCGGGGTGGCAGTGGCCTGTGCTGCACACGGCAATGCCGGCGGCAAAGTCGAGGAAGCGATTGCCGTCCACGTCCCAGACCTCCACGCCCAGCCCGTGGGACATGGCGAACGGATAGTCTCGCGGGTACGACGGGGAGGTCACCTCGGCGTCGCGAGCCAACAAGGCCTGGGCGCGCGGCCCCGGAAGTTCAGTGCGGATGTGCGGTGTCTGCATAAGACCTTTCGTGTCGGCCCATCCGGCGGATCGGCCTCAATATGGAACGCGGATGCGGCTGCCGTGCGCGGCCCTCGTCCGCGCGTGCAGGTCACGAAGGATTCGCAACTCTTCCTCGGTGGGGGGGGCGATGACCTCCACGTGGT contains:
- a CDS encoding acetyl ornithine aminotransferase family protein: MQTPHIRTELPGPRAQALLARDAEVTSPSYPRDYPFAMSHGLGVEVWDVDGNRFLDFAAGIAVCSTGHCHPDVVRAIQQAAERFIHISSDYWHEGQTRLAERIAGLAPMSEPAMSFFCQSGTEAVEAALKLARYATGRSRFIGFLGGFHGRTMGSLAFTSSKYTQQKGFFPTMPGVTHVPYPNPYRPLFAGQDQGQAVIRYIEEMLFQGNVPPGEVAAVLVEPLQGEGGYLVPPDRFLASLRALCDRHGILLIFDEVQAGVGRTGRMFACEHWGVQPDILTLAKGLGSGMPIGLMAARKSLMRAWPRGAHGNTYGGNPICCAAALATLDLVEQRYMANAAEVGLGLLARLQALQERHPEIGDVRGKGLFLGMELVTDRQSKQPAKALCDAVVTRAFHNGLLLLSCGASTIRFMPPLLVSQANVEEALVLLEASLNEARTHLARG
- a CDS encoding C69 family dipeptidase, with protein sequence MCTTIVVGKNRSATGCVLLAHSEELGRNSAHKVTIVPARDPAPDERFPLHSSGTLSQPAHLVRHLAAKIFDKRHYPGEHTFGINEHGVAVSNNMAIMKGVPEDRMYDVIPGGVIWTEFLQLVLERATSAREGAALVGELCEHQGLSCDSGTMVAVADPDEAWWVELARDGHWAAERVGDGEVSIRANCYRIGTAGEPGHGATMGAAADFATAFGDPANQADRYNLDRHNVLEARVSALGTVTVPDLMTLLREVYEGTPLYCTRPDGSPFRTSVRTVARMNTEACTVLEPRRGMRPELAHRMWSCLSTSLTGVFVPFHVGIADVETRYATAGGRYAQDSAYWLFTELAKLVDAHYPRCIEVVRSRWRSFEAETEPALTAMEARAAGLDPSGMIEAVTDFDRERAAGAIDALHDLLVEVKTLAFHEDF
- a CDS encoding acyl-CoA dehydrogenase family protein is translated as MDFDLPREARLVRRSVREFAEQTVAPLVEDMEQRDEFPVSLVRMLGDLGVLGLITPAEHGGSNLGHLARTVAIEEVSRVSAAVGISLQVHHMGAAALADFGTDAQKEKYLPALCRGDYLGTCAITEPTGGSDLLGMASSARPAPDGYVLTGRKCFITNCHLSDAVVTVVKTGEGPKGISAFVVEKGTAGFCAGRHEHKLGLRGADTGELIFRDCHVPRENLLGNEGDGMTIALRIISEVGRSGMAATALGILQACYDEAVRFAKERTLYGRPIAQLQAIQWGIADIFAQLQASRWLCYHAAWLKDSGRDCGVETTLAKMYVSEAAVQAAKKAIEIHGACGTMMEYPVQRLFRDAMVCVSAGGTTEVGKLVVSRAALA
- a CDS encoding electron transfer flavoprotein subunit beta/FixA family protein; the protein is MNIVVCMKPVPDPRKWGKLKLDPRTMLLRRGEVPAVINPLDRNAIEQAIALRSAAGGPSPRSGPSRATSADGIVTVISMAPKDAEEQLAESLAMGCDRAYLLSDPAFAGADSLATARCLAAAIRRLGAVDLVFCGGYSLDGSTSQVGPQVAELLDMPDLTHVTALSVDGSTLRARCAVEDGEAVYDCELPALVTFDKDVNVPRLPSMTGIMRSGAVGVTCWTAADLALRPDEIGLSGSPTQMLNIFAPSLGRKGDMLEGSPSQMAAALVDKLKATRRHAS